One segment of Mycoplasmopsis glycophila DNA contains the following:
- the nusG gene encoding transcription termination/antitermination protein NusG, with amino-acid sequence MNNFKWYMISTVRGKEENVVESLNNRIFAEQVEENFDLKATEEGPFKIFRKPTLTAKELDKKIHGDAYKVKWINLYPGYIFAKMNMTDKAWFVVRNTQYVTGLVGSSGKGAKPTPVSSLEMKKMIKTEAEAIELFNTGKNLLELKVGDLVEVVDGPYKGEIGPIENIILENNTAIISIETFGKKTLVELSLDFLKLSE; translated from the coding sequence ATGAATAATTTTAAATGATATATGATTTCAACAGTTAGAGGAAAAGAAGAAAACGTTGTTGAGTCACTAAATAACCGTATTTTCGCTGAACAAGTAGAAGAAAATTTTGACCTAAAAGCAACTGAAGAAGGTCCTTTCAAAATTTTTAGAAAACCAACTTTAACAGCTAAAGAATTAGATAAAAAAATTCATGGCGATGCATATAAGGTTAAATGAATTAATCTTTACCCTGGTTATATTTTTGCCAAAATGAATATGACAGACAAAGCTTGATTTGTTGTACGTAACACACAATATGTCACAGGATTAGTTGGTTCATCAGGAAAAGGAGCTAAACCTACTCCTGTAAGTTCATTAGAAATGAAAAAAATGATTAAAACTGAAGCAGAGGCAATTGAATTATTTAACACTGGTAAAAACTTACTTGAACTCAAAGTAGGTGATCTAGTTGAAGTTGTTGATGGTCCTTATAAAGGTGAAATTGGTCCAATTGAAAATATTATTTTAGAAAACAATACAGCAATAATTTCGATTGAAACATTCGGTAAAAAAACTCTTGTTGAATTAAGTTTAGACTTTTTAAAATTAAGTGAATAA
- a CDS encoding potassium channel family protein has product MFKRIINWNIFKVNPFEALAPIVWSKREINPKLEKIKGEIILLRTIYAIVIFISCIVSFLSLFDLGTIKWLKIIIGIIQIITFFVFIIDYVLHMLTYQYASDKSYLRVPFVHLRYFFSFNSFVIICCLLASMHVVEHFGAISPDLKNFLSNIKGLNVFRIIRLFMVLTLFGPFQVITQVFATQKKVLTSVFILIIVLIVLFALVIWNNEITFLEEQQKEFLDAKIQAQFTSEQINSPEWAKQIEDFKTTIINSSDYQALSSGYITDFWTSIYFTTITLTTIGYGDYAPHAPVSRMIVSFIALMAIAIIAIPSGVIAGAFLTEMQNRAKTQQEQKKINKPKKILNMIEKKAEKSEEYDKTR; this is encoded by the coding sequence ATGTTTAAAAGAATTATTAATTGAAATATATTTAAAGTGAATCCATTCGAAGCGCTAGCTCCGATTGTGTGATCTAAAAGAGAAATAAATCCTAAATTAGAAAAAATTAAAGGCGAAATTATATTGTTAAGAACAATTTATGCAATTGTTATTTTTATCTCATGTATCGTTTCATTTTTATCACTTTTTGATTTAGGTACAATTAAGTGACTCAAAATTATTATTGGAATTATTCAAATTATTACTTTCTTTGTTTTCATCATTGATTACGTCTTACACATGCTAACATATCAATATGCAAGCGATAAAAGTTATTTAAGAGTGCCTTTTGTACATTTACGTTACTTCTTTAGTTTCAACTCTTTTGTAATAATTTGTTGTTTATTAGCTTCAATGCACGTTGTCGAACACTTTGGAGCAATTAGTCCAGATCTTAAAAATTTCCTTTCAAACATAAAAGGACTTAACGTGTTTAGAATCATAAGATTATTTATGGTTTTAACCTTATTTGGTCCATTTCAAGTTATTACTCAAGTTTTTGCAACTCAAAAGAAAGTTTTAACTTCAGTATTTATTTTAATTATTGTTTTAATTGTTCTCTTTGCTCTTGTTATTTGAAATAATGAGATCACATTTTTAGAAGAACAACAAAAAGAATTTTTAGACGCTAAAATCCAAGCTCAATTTACTAGCGAACAAATAAATTCACCAGAGTGAGCAAAACAAATTGAAGATTTTAAAACAACAATTATTAACTCAAGCGATTATCAAGCTTTAAGTAGTGGTTACATTACAGATTTTTGAACATCAATTTACTTTACAACAATTACCTTAACAACAATCGGTTATGGTGATTACGCGCCACATGCGCCAGTAAGTAGAATGATCGTAAGCTTCATTGCATTGATGGCAATTGCTATTATTGCTATCCCTTCTGGGGTTATTGCTGGAGCTTTCTTAACAGAAATGCAAAATCGTGCTAAAACACAACAAGAACAAAAAAAGATCAATAAGCCTAAAAAGATTTTAAACATGATCGAGAAAAAAGCAGAAAAGAGTGAAGAATATGATAAAACTAGGTAG
- the secE gene encoding preprotein translocase subunit SecE, with amino-acid sequence MFKRKNKELQALELPQTPQEQSKARSKEKRYFFRRVVKEIKRVRWPNSTQNWKNLIKIIIFTAIFVLFVYLVSIACQQLWGYLNIT; translated from the coding sequence ATGTTTAAAAGAAAAAATAAAGAATTACAAGCATTAGAATTACCCCAAACACCACAAGAGCAATCAAAAGCTCGTAGCAAGGAAAAAAGATATTTCTTTCGGAGAGTGGTTAAAGAAATCAAACGGGTAAGATGACCAAACTCAACACAAAATTGAAAAAATTTAATTAAAATCATTATTTTTACAGCAATTTTCGTTCTTTTTGTGTATCTTGTTTCGATTGCTTGTCAACAACTTTGAGGATATTTAAACATTACATAA
- a CDS encoding deoxyribonuclease IV, whose product MIKLGSFVSFKKPNYLVGAAQESINNGANTMMIYLGAPQTTARADVALYQLEEFEKEYQSKIAKDDIVVHAPYIINPANPEKSAYSIDFLVKEIKRMNYIGARLLVLHPGAYTKYDPEDALDTLVDSLKTILEQTEDVIICIETMAGKGTEIGINFEQISYLLKWVNSDRLKVCLDTCHMWDAGYNLKEYNKFKEELKKWDLLKEVKVIHLNDSKNDLNSHKDRHANIDQGFIGLKTLQRFVHDPDFDNIPIILETPFEGTQSPYKEEIKMLLNKE is encoded by the coding sequence ATGATAAAACTAGGTAGTTTCGTTTCATTTAAAAAGCCTAATTATTTAGTAGGAGCAGCACAAGAAAGTATTAATAATGGAGCAAATACAATGATGATTTATCTTGGTGCACCACAAACAACAGCTCGTGCTGATGTTGCTTTATACCAATTAGAGGAATTTGAAAAAGAGTATCAATCAAAAATTGCTAAAGATGATATAGTTGTTCATGCTCCATACATCATTAATCCTGCTAATCCAGAAAAAAGTGCATATTCAATTGATTTTCTAGTTAAAGAAATTAAAAGAATGAATTATATTGGTGCTAGGCTACTTGTTTTACACCCTGGAGCTTATACTAAATATGATCCCGAAGATGCATTAGATACACTTGTTGATAGCTTAAAAACAATTTTAGAACAAACAGAAGATGTCATTATTTGTATTGAAACAATGGCTGGTAAAGGTACTGAAATCGGTATTAATTTCGAACAAATCAGTTACTTATTAAAGTGAGTTAACTCCGATCGTTTAAAAGTTTGTTTAGATACTTGTCACATGTGAGATGCTGGTTATAACTTAAAAGAATACAACAAATTCAAAGAAGAACTTAAAAAGTGAGATCTATTAAAAGAAGTTAAAGTCATCCATTTAAATGATTCAAAAAACGATTTAAACTCGCATAAAGATAGACACGCAAATATCGACCAAGGTTTTATTGGTTTAAAAACGCTTCAAAGATTTGTGCACGATCCTGATTTTGATAATATTCCAATCATTTTAGAAACTCCTTTTGAAGGAACGCAATCTCCTTACAAAGAAGAAATCAAAATGTTACTTAACAAAGAATAA
- a CDS encoding deoxynucleoside kinase — protein sequence MISSGKSTLVSLLVEHYKNNLQKPAYFLNEFKENDVVFNNLLKWHLEKKPNITLSFELYVLDSHISELYKIENELKKQFADYFLFLDRFSVEHIIFSQIAFENDPKRWRSYKTMANKMIDSFNIPDFVIYLDVNFETFKNRIFQRNRKAEIDNWNINEVYYKKLHHDYKSNFIKLCQEYGVNYCILDTNNKNQEEVLNEALLQIENFRSNSKFN from the coding sequence ATGATTTCATCTGGTAAAAGCACTTTGGTGAGCTTGCTTGTTGAACATTACAAAAACAATTTACAAAAACCAGCATATTTTTTAAATGAATTTAAAGAGAATGATGTTGTTTTTAACAATTTATTAAAGTGACATCTTGAGAAAAAACCTAACATCACTTTATCTTTTGAACTATATGTTTTAGATTCGCACATTAGTGAACTATATAAAATTGAAAATGAGCTTAAAAAACAATTTGCTGATTATTTCCTTTTTTTAGATCGTTTTTCAGTTGAACACATCATCTTTTCTCAAATTGCTTTTGAAAATGATCCTAAAAGATGAAGATCTTATAAAACAATGGCCAATAAAATGATTGATAGTTTTAATATCCCTGATTTTGTTATCTATTTAGATGTTAATTTTGAAACTTTTAAAAATCGTATTTTCCAAAGAAACCGCAAGGCAGAAATTGATAATTGAAACATTAATGAAGTATATTACAAAAAGTTACATCACGATTATAAAAGTAATTTTATTAAGCTCTGCCAAGAATATGGTGTAAATTATTGTATTTTAGATACAAATAATAAAAATCAAGAAGAAGTTTTAAATGAAGCTCTTTTACAAATTGAAAATTTTCGATCAAATAGCAAGTTTAATTAA
- a CDS encoding rhoptry family protein, giving the protein MKKFSKLLITSVSTSPLFLVATSAIVSNNGDRVAISSTPDSIAVFNEDLMTFYNPNHYQWNMKGKEPFNVGYNPQVYGNKDYSLATIRPISEKGDKLKDQEEWYEEEQEWEATFNRNPTFVRGEIDTTSKEWSNRPRFSIVISKSLELVPRSMFITAYRSTTSERIFQSIQAPIPVVPANPKTAREKYADINFMSDGAIISDIPIPGSSRKGKLNNFNRWTTSLVYWEGDNKWRLEHKWAINPVYKNLFTDWGIFNPTPDSNPVRAYFSIDNSVLDRMETELNKRGERYFYPPRSITEGSVGSSEGYQHSKKFQDNIGTIFSFGYDTGTDWGTFADQNWFKVTFKTRKNQAYFDAKNPGGLAYVMAGFTTHDQSKYTYSFNWKAAEINADRQNYSIDVREYKTKSTLYKLPNEDQIEFNLVAPGKGTVPNSGIILSGNKTRNDVDSWYSRTFSSLDTKTQNEYLTSNGKDVFETWQLEASIPKKINDIWDIKVSKATRDPEDPYRLIFNVEYTINEFKVERSKAIAIVEDSANFPALVPLQQNEFIQKVRASENYDELRKLIDITNDNSGLIKETNDKMVKLRKMYDDLYKLKEQPDFPEEYRDEIETILEKYPANKDYAFTFIRVEDVDPRIDEIELFWEYLDALESIKNKQNLTPKQKELLKDLVDQKIKDSSLNKADKVTELQNLKNKINDLDDLMQDVKDLKESALKTKETDNYKLSSSENKKVLDQAIENLIKADDSIDKEFINTLTDNVRNAIENLEGVEGLAQAKAKAREALKKLNALNNKQIKQINDKISEAHSIDELKNIIKIEANDQLGSANTLNELMSQLRDLKAKSEAIKNISSADYLKYGQASSNLKDVFNKILQDVTANLELLDLKKDVVQDKINKLKTAYDNLNGVQNLQSAKNNAISKVNDITLLPHLNNKQREELVKEINTQNDVARIKSIIDVKDKSVVGTAKDLDDAMSEFLEELAKSNETKAKDKYINSDSQYKDAFDLALERANQAKELNLSVEQANNLKNNLASARANLNGGSTSEKRDELKEEIENSNVLPPALKEKIKDKLDEADSLEKLKELENTINEIISKLDELKKQNDKASNIINDPNLADKANKELENELKNRVNENNELINDTTANEEYFDLDNPDLIKNKIDELINNTSESLDKFANKAKENAIEKVDSLDNLNNAQKQDFLNRIEANQNDLNKVVALINEATELNDKMSELKNYIDSVIKQGEDKNPLENLNFVDADKELQNKFKETYENALNNLNKDSGANLNLDQISELLNKLKEDFESLNGNKKREDKINALKELVSQSNSIRNSASYKNAAQDKKDEYNNAISNAENILNNPNNFSLQDIEEAIHKIEDALNRIAPNVENLKDKIDNLPNLSPEEKEKFKEQIDNSTSNDQIVDAFNKAKEVNKKKGDLINLIYSKENLSNKDKEQLKEKVKNADSTDQNWEEKLKEAIENANKIIGELTIDITNHNLSNEQLDEIWNKLNEIGINNPDYKKIIDKLKEYNNLASKLDEYKNSNVNDQNYEEIKNKLKELVENNLDVDLEDPKHANLKDQLIKEKEKLNKLANAEMDLVDALLNNDQDKFNHAFDEIHSIDPNLYNTFKQELDQINYFEIVNKDSSDLTKEDIDNLKKITKQDSSDVIYSAIKEANKDNVTQKPSSRLAWLWILLALLAATGTGIIAFAIKKRKDKN; this is encoded by the coding sequence ATGAAGAAGTTTAGTAAGTTATTAATAACTTCAGTTTCAACATCACCATTATTTTTGGTAGCAACATCAGCTATTGTTTCAAACAACGGAGATAGAGTGGCTATCTCTAGCACGCCTGATTCAATAGCTGTTTTTAATGAAGATCTTATGACATTTTATAACCCAAATCACTATCAGTGAAATATGAAAGGAAAAGAACCTTTCAATGTTGGTTATAATCCACAAGTTTACGGAAATAAAGATTATTCATTAGCCACAATTAGACCCATAAGTGAAAAAGGTGATAAATTAAAAGATCAAGAAGAATGATACGAAGAAGAGCAAGAATGAGAAGCAACTTTCAATAGAAACCCAACTTTCGTAAGAGGAGAAATAGACACTACAAGCAAAGAGTGAAGCAATAGACCGCGTTTTTCTATTGTTATTTCAAAAAGTTTAGAATTAGTACCAAGAAGCATGTTCATAACAGCTTATAGAAGTACAACTTCTGAACGCATTTTTCAAAGTATTCAAGCTCCAATTCCGGTTGTTCCAGCAAATCCTAAAACTGCAAGAGAAAAATACGCGGATATTAATTTTATGTCTGATGGTGCGATCATTAGTGATATTCCAATTCCTGGAAGTAGCAGAAAAGGAAAATTAAATAATTTCAATAGATGAACAACTTCATTGGTTTATTGAGAAGGTGATAACAAATGAAGGTTAGAACATAAATGAGCAATTAACCCTGTTTATAAAAATCTTTTTACTGATTGAGGAATTTTTAATCCAACTCCAGACTCAAACCCAGTTAGAGCTTATTTTTCTATAGATAATAGTGTTCTTGATCGAATGGAAACAGAACTTAATAAGAGAGGAGAGAGATATTTTTACCCACCACGTAGCATAACAGAAGGATCAGTCGGCTCAAGTGAAGGCTACCAACATAGCAAGAAATTCCAAGACAATATTGGAACTATTTTTAGTTTTGGTTATGATACAGGAACAGATTGAGGTACATTCGCAGATCAAAACTGATTTAAAGTGACTTTTAAAACAAGAAAAAACCAAGCTTATTTTGATGCTAAAAACCCTGGTGGTTTAGCTTATGTTATGGCTGGTTTTACTACTCATGACCAAAGTAAATATACCTATAGTTTTAACTGAAAAGCCGCAGAAATTAATGCTGATCGTCAAAATTACTCAATTGATGTTAGAGAATACAAGACAAAATCAACTTTATATAAATTACCTAATGAAGATCAAATTGAATTCAATTTAGTTGCTCCTGGTAAAGGAACTGTTCCAAATTCAGGAATAATATTAAGTGGAAATAAGACAAGAAATGATGTAGATTCATGATATTCTCGTACATTTTCTTCACTTGATACAAAAACTCAAAATGAATATTTAACATCAAATGGTAAGGATGTTTTTGAGACATGACAATTAGAAGCATCAATTCCTAAGAAAATCAACGATATTTGAGATATTAAAGTTTCAAAAGCAACTAGAGATCCTGAAGATCCATATCGTTTAATTTTCAATGTTGAATATACAATTAATGAATTTAAAGTTGAAAGATCCAAAGCAATAGCAATAGTTGAAGATAGTGCCAATTTCCCAGCTTTAGTGCCATTACAACAAAACGAATTTATTCAAAAAGTTCGTGCAAGCGAAAATTATGATGAATTAAGAAAGTTAATTGATATTACAAATGATAATTCAGGTTTAATCAAAGAAACCAATGATAAAATGGTTAAATTAAGAAAAATGTATGATGATTTATACAAATTGAAAGAACAACCAGATTTTCCAGAAGAATATCGTGACGAAATTGAAACTATTTTAGAAAAATATCCTGCAAATAAAGACTATGCCTTTACTTTTATTAGAGTTGAGGATGTTGATCCTCGAATTGACGAAATTGAACTATTTTGAGAATATTTAGATGCTTTAGAAAGCATTAAAAACAAACAAAACTTAACTCCAAAACAAAAAGAATTATTAAAAGATCTTGTTGATCAAAAAATAAAAGACAGCTCATTAAATAAAGCTGATAAAGTAACTGAACTTCAAAATCTTAAAAACAAGATCAATGATTTAGATGATTTAATGCAAGATGTTAAAGATTTAAAAGAATCTGCACTGAAAACAAAAGAAACTGATAACTACAAACTTTCATCAAGTGAAAACAAAAAAGTATTAGATCAAGCGATTGAAAATTTAATTAAAGCAGATGATTCAATTGACAAAGAATTTATTAATACACTTACTGATAATGTAAGAAACGCAATTGAAAATCTTGAAGGTGTTGAAGGACTAGCACAAGCTAAAGCAAAAGCAAGAGAAGCTCTGAAAAAATTAAATGCTTTAAATAACAAGCAAATTAAACAAATTAACGATAAAATTAGCGAAGCTCATTCAATTGATGAACTTAAAAACATCATTAAAATCGAAGCAAACGATCAATTAGGTTCTGCTAATACACTTAATGAATTAATGTCACAGTTAAGAGACTTAAAAGCTAAAAGTGAAGCAATTAAAAACATAAGTAGTGCAGATTACCTTAAATATGGTCAAGCATCAAGCAACTTAAAAGATGTATTTAATAAAATATTGCAAGACGTTACTGCAAATCTTGAGCTTTTAGATCTTAAAAAAGATGTTGTGCAAGATAAAATCAATAAATTAAAAACAGCTTATGATAATTTAAATGGAGTTCAAAACTTACAAAGTGCTAAAAATAATGCAATTTCCAAAGTTAATGACATTACTTTATTGCCACATTTAAATAACAAACAAAGAGAAGAATTAGTTAAAGAAATTAATACTCAAAACGATGTAGCTAGAATTAAAAGTATTATTGATGTCAAAGACAAAAGCGTAGTTGGTACTGCAAAAGACCTTGATGATGCTATGAGTGAATTTCTTGAAGAGTTAGCTAAATCAAACGAAACAAAAGCTAAAGATAAATATATTAATTCTGATTCACAATATAAGGATGCTTTTGATCTTGCTTTAGAAAGAGCAAATCAAGCTAAAGAGCTTAATTTAAGTGTTGAACAAGCTAATAATCTTAAAAATAATTTAGCAAGTGCTCGTGCTAACTTAAATGGTGGTTCAACAAGTGAAAAACGGGATGAACTTAAAGAAGAAATTGAAAATAGCAATGTTCTACCACCGGCATTAAAAGAAAAAATTAAAGATAAATTAGACGAAGCAGATTCACTTGAAAAACTTAAAGAGTTAGAAAACACAATTAATGAAATTATTAGTAAACTTGATGAGCTTAAAAAACAAAACGATAAAGCTTCTAATATCATTAATGATCCAAATCTAGCTGATAAAGCGAATAAAGAGCTTGAAAATGAACTTAAAAACAGAGTAAATGAAAATAATGAGTTAATAAATGATACAACAGCAAATGAAGAGTATTTTGATTTAGATAATCCTGATTTAATTAAGAATAAAATTGATGAACTGATTAATAATACAAGTGAATCACTTGATAAATTTGCAAACAAAGCAAAAGAAAATGCAATTGAAAAAGTTGACAGTTTAGATAACCTCAATAATGCTCAAAAACAAGATTTTCTAAATCGAATCGAAGCTAATCAAAATGATTTAAACAAAGTTGTAGCTCTTATTAATGAAGCAACAGAATTAAATGATAAAATGTCTGAACTTAAAAATTACATTGATTCAGTTATTAAACAAGGAGAAGATAAAAATCCACTTGAGAACCTTAATTTTGTTGATGCAGATAAAGAGTTACAAAATAAATTTAAAGAAACATATGAAAATGCTTTAAATAACTTAAATAAAGACTCTGGAGCAAACTTAAATCTAGATCAAATTAGCGAATTACTTAATAAACTTAAAGAAGATTTTGAGTCTCTAAACGGAAATAAAAAACGTGAAGATAAGATCAATGCGCTCAAGGAACTTGTAAGTCAATCAAATAGCATAAGAAATTCAGCAAGTTATAAAAATGCCGCGCAAGATAAAAAAGATGAGTACAACAATGCAATTAGTAATGCAGAAAATATTTTAAATAATCCAAATAATTTTAGCTTACAAGATATTGAAGAAGCAATCCATAAAATTGAAGATGCACTGAATAGAATTGCTCCAAATGTTGAAAATCTTAAGGATAAAATTGATAATTTACCTAACTTAAGCCCAGAAGAAAAAGAAAAGTTTAAAGAGCAAATTGACAACTCAACAAGCAATGATCAAATTGTTGATGCATTCAACAAAGCGAAAGAAGTTAACAAGAAAAAAGGTGATTTAATTAATCTTATTTACTCTAAAGAGAATTTATCAAACAAAGATAAAGAACAACTCAAAGAAAAAGTCAAAAATGCAGATTCAACAGATCAAAATTGAGAAGAAAAACTCAAAGAAGCAATCGAAAATGCAAATAAAATCATTGGCGAGTTAACTATAGATATTACAAATCATAATTTAAGTAATGAACAGCTTGATGAGATTTGAAATAAACTAAATGAAATTGGTATCAACAACCCTGATTACAAAAAAATTATTGATAAACTAAAAGAATATAACAATTTAGCTTCAAAATTAGATGAGTACAAAAACTCAAATGTTAATGATCAAAATTATGAAGAGATCAAAAACAAACTTAAGGAATTAGTTGAAAATAACCTAGATGTTGATCTTGAAGATCCAAAACACGCTAATTTAAAAGATCAATTAATTAAAGAAAAAGAAAAGCTAAATAAATTAGCTAATGCAGAAATGGATTTAGTAGATGCACTATTAAATAATGACCAAGATAAATTTAATCATGCATTTGATGAAATTCACTCAATCGATCCAAACTTATATAACACATTTAAACAAGAATTAGATCAAATTAACTACTTTGAGATTGTTAACAAGGATTCGTCAGATTTAACAAAAGAAGACATCGACAATCTTAAGAAAATTACAAAACAAGATTCATCAGATGTTATTTACAGCGCTATAAAAGAAGCTAATAAAGATAATGTGACACAAAAACCAAGTAGTAGACTTGCATGATTATGAATCTTATTGGCTCTTTTAGCAGCTACTGGAACTGGAATTATAGCGTTTGCAATTAAAAAGAGAAAAGATAAAAACTAA
- a CDS encoding IS1634 family transposase — MKYNLCKKKQNGKYYLVLAISKGFGKGYGSQVGLGYWEDIKEKYNLSEIDDIKPIAAQINTNLSKKDVKAEFFKMLDPTSVKTKFQNIGIEAIYKIIKELELFKSLPKTKHKALEEVLDFIIATRILIPRSYTSQFKNKNDFINKIDVQKSSIFNYLDTVLEHKNTILADLHKKINELTNTNDHILHFDNTTVYFESFERKGIRKKGFSKDGKHNEDQVVIAMSVDSNGIPFHYKVFPGNTADSKTMIDFLVEMKKIYNISNLTIVADRGLNNNANLRFLEQKGFKYIFQKRIDTLNEEGRNFIVEDKDYMYKNEIFSKERYVDSVWNKKRFNGEIRKQIVYFSPAKQTLDRIKRLNFLSKIDKKSTNQKICLSDLVPEYKKKYMDIEGKTVAKLNYEKIKKIADQDGFYMIETNIHNLTAEKAIEIYRQQWKVEENFRTLKSSIQIRPVYVHNENHILAHILLCFLSLVTLKYCLFKLKKYYDDNGEIQEVTLKMLIDSINLIKMSKKEVNGEIVNTTTNEFDEDHKKYFKIYKDFIACIG, encoded by the coding sequence ATGAAATATAATTTATGCAAGAAAAAACAAAATGGTAAGTATTATTTGGTGTTAGCAATTTCAAAAGGTTTCGGCAAAGGATATGGAAGTCAAGTAGGTTTAGGATACTGAGAAGATATTAAAGAGAAATATAACCTTTCCGAAATTGATGATATTAAACCAATAGCAGCACAAATAAACACTAATTTAAGTAAAAAAGATGTTAAAGCAGAGTTTTTTAAAATGTTGGATCCAACTTCTGTTAAAACTAAATTTCAAAATATCGGAATTGAAGCAATTTACAAGATTATTAAAGAATTGGAGTTATTCAAATCTCTTCCAAAAACTAAACACAAGGCTTTAGAAGAAGTTTTGGATTTTATCATTGCGACTCGTATTTTGATACCAAGAAGTTATACATCACAATTTAAAAATAAAAACGATTTTATAAATAAAATAGATGTTCAAAAATCATCAATTTTTAACTATTTAGATACAGTTTTGGAGCATAAAAATACCATTTTAGCTGATTTGCATAAAAAAATTAACGAGCTAACAAATACAAATGATCATATACTTCATTTTGACAATACAACTGTTTATTTCGAAAGTTTTGAAAGAAAAGGAATAAGAAAAAAAGGCTTTTCAAAAGATGGGAAACATAATGAAGATCAAGTTGTAATTGCTATGTCAGTGGATTCAAATGGAATACCATTTCATTACAAAGTTTTTCCAGGAAATACTGCTGATTCTAAAACAATGATTGATTTTCTTGTTGAAATGAAGAAAATTTACAATATATCAAACTTGACAATAGTTGCAGATCGTGGTTTAAATAACAATGCAAATCTTCGTTTCCTTGAACAAAAAGGCTTCAAATACATTTTCCAAAAAAGAATTGATACATTGAATGAAGAAGGCAGAAATTTTATCGTTGAGGATAAAGATTACATGTACAAAAATGAAATTTTTTCGAAAGAAAGATATGTAGATTCAGTGTGAAACAAAAAGAGATTTAATGGTGAAATAAGAAAACAAATTGTTTACTTTAGTCCAGCAAAACAAACACTTGATAGAATAAAAAGATTAAATTTCTTATCCAAAATAGATAAAAAATCCACAAATCAAAAAATTTGTTTGAGTGATTTAGTGCCTGAATACAAGAAAAAATACATGGATATTGAAGGTAAAACAGTTGCAAAATTGAACTATGAGAAAATTAAAAAAATAGCCGATCAAGACGGTTTTTACATGATTGAAACAAATATTCACAACCTAACAGCTGAAAAAGCTATAGAAATTTACAGACAACAGTGAAAAGTTGAAGAGAATTTTAGAACTTTAAAATCATCAATTCAAATTAGACCAGTATATGTTCACAATGAAAATCATATTTTAGCTCATATACTATTATGTTTTTTATCACTTGTGACATTAAAGTATTGTCTCTTTAAATTAAAGAAATATTATGATGATAATGGAGAAATACAAGAAGTAACTTTAAAAATGCTTATTGACTCTATAAATCTAATAAAAATGTCCAAAAAGGAAGTGAATGGAGAAATTGTAAACACGACAACTAATGAATTTGATGAAGATCATAAAAAATATTTCAAAATTTACAAAGACTTCATTGCTTGCATAGGTTAA
- the rpmG gene encoding 50S ribosomal protein L33, with protein sequence MTNNKVSIACEICKKKNYVKNKSAGNPERLVVKKFCPHCKTQTTHKEEV encoded by the coding sequence ATGACTAATAATAAAGTTTCGATTGCATGTGAAATTTGCAAAAAGAAAAATTATGTAAAAAACAAGAGTGCTGGAAATCCAGAGCGTCTTGTTGTTAAAAAATTTTGTCCTCATTGTAAAACACAAACAACACATAAAGAAGAAGTTTAA